From Streptomyces qinzhouensis, one genomic window encodes:
- a CDS encoding VWA domain-containing protein, with translation MAEPVAAVPAERASESAAEPVAAAAAAAPGAGAGAKSESAAERAADLVSAAFDNPRPATVALPAQTRTEPEPEPKTEEPVSGPEGEAAESVTAESGSEPAELADAQVGDAPVAEAVAPVAAVADTAVEADGAAESVASADDDAAGTDLAPDVPDAPADAAEAEGADAATAPAAVSGEVLPPAAPADADEAPAVPVAETAPEEPTAVVEAAAPADEAVGTDDLASVAADEPEAESEDAVDAVDAVDAVDAVEAAEPVPAVPADAAESTDVDVVDVPEEPAAVDEPVAVDAPTTPDTSADVAPAVPDAGPDIAVAAPAAEVDASAADAVAAVPADADADADADASAAEAADEPAAPVEIPDVADEPVADAVAAADEPVAVPDVAEVPDVADQPVVPEPATGALVGAGAAAGAVVRAGLEGVRAQVYLVLDRSGSMRGYFKDGSAQRLGEQTLALASQFGQDRVRVVFFSTEIDGTGELTGASYENRIDELHASLGRMGRTNYHLAVEEVLALHAKGDDPTGPAFVVFQTDGAPESRTAATAALTAAADRPVFWQFVAFGEHDAKAFDYLRKLTTEGTGGLSNVGFFHAGPAPKDLSDTELYDGLLTVWRP, from the coding sequence GTGGCTGAGCCCGTGGCGGCGGTACCCGCCGAGCGGGCGTCCGAGTCGGCGGCGGAGCCGGTGGCGGCTGCGGCTGCGGCTGCGCCTGGGGCTGGGGCTGGGGCAAAGTCGGAGTCGGCGGCGGAGCGGGCGGCGGATCTGGTGTCGGCCGCGTTCGACAATCCGCGCCCCGCGACGGTCGCGCTTCCCGCGCAGACGAGGACCGAGCCCGAGCCCGAGCCGAAGACGGAGGAGCCGGTTTCCGGGCCCGAGGGCGAGGCGGCGGAGTCCGTGACGGCGGAGAGCGGTTCCGAGCCCGCCGAGCTCGCTGACGCTCAGGTGGGGGATGCTCCGGTCGCCGAGGCGGTGGCCCCCGTGGCCGCCGTTGCCGATACGGCTGTCGAGGCGGACGGCGCGGCCGAGTCCGTGGCTTCCGCCGATGATGACGCTGCCGGCACCGACCTTGCGCCGGATGTGCCGGACGCGCCTGCCGACGCCGCCGAGGCCGAGGGCGCGGATGCCGCCACCGCACCGGCGGCCGTCTCCGGCGAGGTTCTCCCGCCCGCCGCTCCGGCGGATGCCGACGAGGCGCCCGCTGTGCCGGTCGCCGAGACCGCTCCGGAAGAGCCGACGGCCGTCGTCGAGGCCGCTGCCCCGGCCGATGAGGCTGTCGGTACCGACGACCTCGCGTCCGTCGCGGCGGACGAACCGGAGGCCGAGTCTGAAGATGCAGTGGATGCAGTGGATGCAGTGGATGCAGTGGATGCAGTGGAGGCCGCTGAGCCCGTGCCCGCCGTTCCGGCGGATGCGGCCGAGTCCACTGACGTGGATGTTGTGGATGTTCCGGAAGAGCCGGCCGCCGTCGACGAGCCCGTTGCCGTGGACGCGCCGACCACGCCGGACACGTCCGCCGACGTCGCGCCCGCCGTTCCGGACGCGGGCCCGGACATCGCAGTAGCGGCCCCCGCCGCCGAGGTCGACGCGTCCGCCGCCGATGCGGTGGCCGCTGTTCCGGCGGATGCCGACGCGGATGCCGACGCGGACGCATCCGCCGCCGAAGCCGCCGATGAGCCCGCTGCCCCGGTGGAGATCCCGGATGTCGCCGACGAGCCCGTCGCCGATGCCGTGGCCGCCGCCGATGAGCCTGTCGCCGTGCCTGACGTGGCAGAGGTCCCGGATGTGGCCGACCAGCCCGTCGTGCCCGAGCCTGCCACGGGCGCTCTCGTGGGTGCGGGTGCCGCTGCCGGGGCTGTCGTGCGGGCCGGGCTCGAAGGGGTGCGGGCGCAGGTGTATTTGGTGCTGGACCGGTCGGGGTCGATGCGCGGGTACTTCAAGGACGGGAGCGCCCAGCGGCTCGGGGAGCAGACCCTCGCGCTGGCCTCGCAGTTCGGGCAGGACCGGGTGCGGGTGGTGTTCTTCTCCACCGAGATCGACGGAACCGGCGAGCTGACCGGCGCCTCCTACGAGAACCGGATCGACGAACTCCACGCCTCCCTCGGACGGATGGGGCGGACCAACTACCATCTCGCCGTCGAGGAGGTCCTCGCCCTGCACGCCAAGGGGGACGACCCCACCGGCCCCGCGTTCGTCGTGTTCCAGACCGACGGCGCGCCCGAATCGCGGACCGCCGCGACCGCCGCGCTGACGGCCGCCGCCGACCGGCCCGTCTTCTGGCAGTTCGTGGCCTTCGGGGAGCACGACGCCAAGGCCTTCGACTATCTGCGGAAGCTGACCACGGAGGGCACCGGCGGACTGTCGAACGTCGGCTTCTTCCACGCGGGTCCGGCGCCGAAGGACCTCTCCGACACCGAGCTGTACGACGGGCTGCTCACGGTCTGGCGCCCCTGA